The proteins below are encoded in one region of Oenanthe melanoleuca isolate GR-GAL-2019-014 chromosome 4A, OMel1.0, whole genome shotgun sequence:
- the RAB9B gene encoding ras-related protein Rab-9B, with the protein MSGKSLLLKVILLGDGGVGKSSLMNRYVTNKFDSQAFHTIGVEFLNRDLEVDGRFVTLQIWDTAGQERFKSLRTPFYRGADCCLLTFSVDDRQSFENLCNWQKEFIYYADVKDPEHFPFVVLGNKIDKLERQVSTEEARAWCMENGNYPYLETSAKDDTNVTVAFEEAVRQVLAVEEQLEHCMLGHTIDLNSSSKSGSSCC; encoded by the coding sequence atGAGTGGGAAGTCCTTGCTCCTAAAGGTCATTCTCCTTGGAGATGGTGGAGTTGGGAAGAGCTCCCTCATGAATCGGTACGTCACCAACAAGTTTGACTCGCAGGCGTTCCACACGATTGGGGTGGAGTTCTTGAACCGGGACCTGGAGGTGGACGGGCGTTTTGTGACCCTGCAGAtctgggacactgcaggacagGAGAGGTTCAAGAGCCTGCGGACGCCCTTTTACCGGGGAGCAGACTGCTGCCTGCTGACCTTCAGCGTGGATGACCGGCAGAGCTTCGAGAACCTCTGTAACTGGCAGAAGGAGTTTATCTATTATGCTGATGTGAAGGACCCTGAACACTTCCCATTTGTAGTCCTGGGTAACAAGATAGACAAACTGGAGAgacaggtgagcacagaggAGGCCCGGGCCTGGTGCATGGAGAACGGTAACTATCCGTACCTGGAGACTAGTGCCAAGGATGACACCAACGTAACCGTGGCCTTTGAGGAAGCTGTGCGCCAGGTGCTGGCggtggaggagcagctggagcactgcatGCTGGGCCACACCATTGACCTGAACTCCAGCTCCAAATCGGGCTCCTCCTGTTGTTGA